The DNA sequence TCGCGTTGGCGCGGACGGCGTCGAGACAGGTGTCGGCGAAGGCGTCCTTCGCGTCGACCACGTAGTGTTCGAGGTCGAGCGCTTCGGCGGTCTCCTCGGCCTCCGCGAACTCCTTCGTCGGTTGGCCGACGTCGACGGTGACGCCGACCACTTCGTCGTAGCCGTACTCCTCTTCGAGGATCGGGACGCAGACGGTGGTATCCAGCCCGCCGGAGAAGGCGAGCGCGACGCGGTCGGTCGAATCGGGTGTCGTGTCGTGTGTCATTTGGTGTCGTGAGTGAAGTTCGCCCAGCGAACCCGTTGGGTGGAGGCTGGGGAGCGAAACGGGTCGGGGAGAGAAGTGTGTGCGGGCCTAGCGGCCCGGTCGTCGCGGTCGGAGCGGGACGGACGTGCCGGTGGACGGCGGCGAGGCGGTGTGGCACGTCCGGGTCATGTACCGATCGCTCGAAGCGCGGGGATATTAAACGCTTCCGAGTCGGCGATGCTTGCGTACCCGACCACCACCGTCATGGCGGTCGCGCGACGATCCCAGTCGTGTACAGCCTCAACGCGCCGGTTCCCGGCGAAGTGAAACGCCTCGCGGCCGAACTCCAGCCCCGACTGATGGCGTTCGAGCGTATCCGCGAGCGCCACTCGCTGTTGGTGAAGCGCTTCGAGTCCGAGGACCACCGACGGCTCTCGAAGCGGGTTCATCGGGCGCTCGCCGGCGCGCCGGCCGTCGAGGCTCGTATCACGACCATCGAGTCGTTCGATGACCCGGTTCGCGGTCCAGGGCCGGTGGTCTACCTCGCGGTCGAGAGCCCGGGGCTGGTCGGGATCCACGACCGACTCGTCGAGCGTTTCGATGCGGTCCCCGACCTCGAAGGTTCGGGGTACGTCCCGCACGTCACCCTCGCCCGTGGCGGGTCGACGGAGGCGGCCGAGGCGCTCCGTGACGTCGATATCGACCCGATCGAGTGGGTCGTTCCGGAACTCGTCGTCTACGACGCCGTCCACCGCGAGCGCGTCAGTCGCGTCTCGCTGCCGGCGTCGGACTGAGAAACGTCACCGGATACCGAGGGCCGTCATCGCCACTCCGCGAGCGGTGCGGCCTCGCAGAGCGGCAGCGACACCCACGCGTCGTCGCGGGAGATGTCGGCGACGACGAACCGCCGCACCGCACCGTCGTCGTCGACCGAGGCCATGACGTCATCCGCCGTGCTGGCTGTCGCCAGACCGGCCGTATCCGGCGTCATACTATGTGAGTACATACCACCGACACATAAACGCACCGAACCGGGATCGACCCGTGTGTACCACCCGTGAATACACCCGGTCTTTCATGTTCGTTCCAACAGCTGAAACGAACCCGAAATCGTCCGATTCAGGCCCCCTCTAAACGGGCCGGAGGGCGGCTCAAACGCCGGACCTGGCTGGGAACACAAAACTTATACGCACTTGGCAAAACTCGACAATTGGGATGACTAAGGATACCAAACAAACGCGGCGTCGGTTCCTCAAGGCCACGGGTGGCGTGGCCGCCGGGGCGGCCCTCGCCGGCTGTTCGAGCGGTAGCGGCGACGGGAGCGGGAACAACAGCAGCGGCGGTGGCGGCGGCAACAACAGCGGTGGCGGGAACACCAGCGCCGGGACCCAGTCGGGTGGGAATCAGAGTGCCGGCCAGCAGACCCAGTCCATCGAGGGCGACCCCTCCCAGACCCTCCAGCTGATCAACGACACCATCACGACGTTCGACCCGATCGCCGCGACCGACACCGCGAGCGGGACCGTGATCCAGAACGTGTTCGACTCGTTGATGAACTACCCCAACGCGAACACGTCGGTCAAGCCCCAGCTCGCGTCGGACTTCAGCGTCTCTGACGACA is a window from the Halococcus hamelinensis 100A6 genome containing:
- a CDS encoding 2'-5' RNA ligase family protein, translating into MYSLNAPVPGEVKRLAAELQPRLMAFERIRERHSLLVKRFESEDHRRLSKRVHRALAGAPAVEARITTIESFDDPVRGPGPVVYLAVESPGLVGIHDRLVERFDAVPDLEGSGYVPHVTLARGGSTEAAEALRDVDIDPIEWVVPELVVYDAVHRERVSRVSLPASD
- a CDS encoding DUF7556 family protein yields the protein MTPDTAGLATASTADDVMASVDDDGAVRRFVVADISRDDAWVSLPLCEAAPLAEWR